The Haloterrigena turkmenica DSM 5511 genome includes the window GTAGTCCTCGCTCAACTCCGCCCGCCATCGGGGCCGCTCGACGCCGCCCGACGGATCGAGCGCGTTCGCGAAGAGATTCTCCTGCAGTAACCGCGCACGCGAGCGCCACACGTCGTAGCCCTGGTAGCGTCGCGCCTCGATCCCGAGGAAGACGACCATGACGAGCATCCCGACGAGCAGAATGGCGTGCGAGGTCCCGTCGCTCGAGAACGCGTAGACGAGGATGGCGGCCATGACGGTGACCGCCCAGTTCGTCGTCTCGTCGAGGCGCCCCCGCCACGTGGTGACGCGTTCGACCTCCCCGCGATAGAGGTGGGCGGCCACCGATCCGAGACCGGTGCTCTGATCGACCATTTCGCGGCCGATTTCGCTCTGTTCGGGTGCTTCGGGATCGAAATCGGGATCTCCCCGGCTCATCGCGACTGCTACTGCGGATGCCGACATAACGAACGCGCCTACACACGTGGTATCTTCGGCCGGGGTTCGGTCGGCTGCGAGACGAGCGGCGAGGCGCGAGCGAACGGACGACGGATCGTCTCGAACGCTCGAGTGCTTGCGATTGACCCCCCAGCTACTACGGGGGCCGGGGTGGCAGTCCCGTTCGTGACGCTCTCGCTGGCACGGCGGGCCGAACGGTTTCCGGAACGGACGGCGGTCGTCGATGTCTCCGAGGAGCGGCTGTACGCCCCCGCGGAGACGATCCACGAGAACCGCGTCTCCTACGGCGAACTCTCGGCGATGACGACGCGGACGGCCGAACACCTCTCCGCGCTGGGGATCGAGGCCGGCGACGTCGTCTGCCTCCTCACGCGCAATCGCGTCGCGTCGCTCGCATTCCTGTTCGCCTGTCGGCGACTCGGCGCTACCTTCTTCCCGGTCTCCCACTGGCTGACTCCCGCGTCCGTCGAGCGGCCGTTCGACGCGATCGAGCCTGCGCTGGTCGTCTCCGAGGCGGCCCAGCGCGACCTCGTGCGCTCGATCCCGTTCGATCGGTCGGTGACCCTCGAAGAACTCGCCGAGGCCGACCGAGACGCAGTCTCCGATCCGGACGAGCGCGACCGCGAGTCCGAGTCCGACGCCCCGCTCCTGTTCCTCCACGGCGACGACGGGCGACCGATCGCCGGCTACTCGGCGTCCGCGCTCGAGTGGAACTGTATCTCGGTGCTCGTCGCGTGGGGGCTCTCGAGCGCCGACGTCGTCCCACTGACGCCGCCGCTCTCGAGTCCCGACGGACTCGTCCGCGTCGCGCTGTCGGTGCTGTACGTCGGCGGCACCCTGCTGCTCGACCGGGCATTCGATCCCGGCGATACCCTGACCGCGATCGCCGAGGAGAACGCGACGCTGCTGGCGGGCCGCGAGACGGCGATTCGCGACCTCGCCGCCGAATCGGGGTTCGACGACGCAGTCGACTCGCTTGAGCGCGTGATCGTCGAGGGTGCCGCAGCGGACGACGCGCTGGAGGCCTACCGCGAGCAGGATATTTCGATCGCACGCGCGGAGGGCCGTCTCGAATGTCCGACGGCATTTTGCCAGTCGTTCGCGGCCGACGTGGGGGCGAACCACGTCGGCACGCCCGTCCCGGACTGCCGCGCGCGACTGGTCGACGAGTCGGGGACCGTCCTCGAGGGGGCGGCCGAGGGCCGACTCGAGCTGTCCGGGCCGGTCGTGGCCGACGGCTACGTAAGCGCTGCCGGAACCGACGACGAGAACTGGTACGCGCCGGCCGAGGAGCAAAGTAACGACTACGACGAATCCGGCGACCGCGGCCGGTTCGCCGACAACTGGTTCGAGACGGACGATCGGTACCGACGCGACGAGGACGGCACCTATCGGCCGCAGTGACTTCGGATTCTTCCCGTCGCTCGTAACCGGCTCCCGATGCGTTCGCCCGAGCTCGAGAAGTCACTAGCCGTCCGCGGTTGCGGCAACCCCGGTGTGGGACAGAAGGCATATCTTTCCTGAGTCGCCAATACGGGACGATGGAACAGCTTCGTATTGCCGTCCTGAACGCGGCTCACCGGGACGAGAACACGACACGGAACTTCCGGCGCGAACTCGACGCATCGCTCGCGGAGTTCGACGCCACCGATGGCGAGGTGCCGGACGGGTTCGACTACGACGGCGCCGTCGTCACGGGCTCGCGATCATCGGTGTACTGGGACGACGAGTGGATGCAGCCGATCAAGGAGTGGGTTGGCGACGCGATCGACCGCGGGATTCCGTTCCTCGGCGTCTGTTGGGGCCACCAGCTGCTGGCGGACGTTCTCGGCGGCACCGTCGCGGACATGGGCGCCTACGAGGTCGGCTACAGCGAGATCGAGCACTACGGGACCTCGCGGCTCTTCGACGACATCGACGAGGAGTTCACCGCCTTCACCAGCCACTCCGACGAGGTCGCGGAACTGCCCCCCGGCGCCGACCCCCTCGCCGAGAATCACTACTCCAACCACGGCTTCCGAAAGGACCGGGTCTTCGGCGTCCAGTTCCACCCCGAGTACGACACCAAGACCGCCCGCGAACTCGTCCACCGCAAGGACCTCTCCGACGACCGCCGCCAGTCGGTCCTCGAGGAGATCACCGAGGAGAACTATCAGCGGGCCTGCGAGGCGAAACTCGTCTTCGACAACTTCCTCGAGTTCGTCCGCGAGGTACGAACCGAGAACGTCGCCGTTGCAGCCGAGTGCGAGGACGCGACGGCGACGGTCGGTCGCTCCGACTGAGTTCCCGTTTCGACGGATCGGTCTCGGACGGACGCGGCGTTTCTCGACTCACTCCCAGACAGCTCGACGGTGAGCGGCGCATACGCGACTCGAGACGCTATCGGATTGACGTTCGAGCGGCGCGAAAAGCAGTCGGACGTGATTACGATGGGCGGATTATCGAATCGGAATCGGGTGGCAGCCGATCAGTCCGCCGCGACCTCGAGATTCGCTTCCTCCTCGGCGCCGATCGCTTCGACGATGAGTTCGGCGACGTCGACGATCTCGATCTCGTCCTCGTAGCCGCCGGTCTTGCGCCCGTCCTCGTACATTGTCATGCACATCGGGCAAGCGACGACGAACTTCTCGACGCCGGGGCCGTTGTCGGTGTCCTCGAGGGCTTCCCGAATCCGCTCTTCGCTGGGCTTTGGCTCTTCCTCGAAGTCCATCCAGAGGCCGCCGCCGCCGCCGCCACAGCAGAAGGAGTTGTCGCGGTTGCGGGGCATCTCGTCGAGTTCACAGCCCGTGGCGCGGATGAGTTCCCGGGGCGCTTCGTACTCGTCGTTGTACCGGCCGAGGTGGCACGGGTCGTGGTAGGTGACCGTGTAGTCGAGTTCGGTGCCCGACAGCTCGAGTTTGCCCTCTCGGACTAGCTCCTCGACGGCTTGGGTCCAGTGGTAGACCTCGATTTCGCCGTCCTCGTTCCACTGCTCGTCGTACTCGAAGGGCATCATCGGGTCGTCGGCGAACTCGTCGAAGTTGACCTCCGGATACTCGTTTTTGAACGTGTTGTAGGAGTGGGGGTCCGTACAGACGATCTTGTCGAACTCGCAGTCCTCCCAGGTCTCGACGTGGTGGCCGGCTAGTTCGACGTAGAGCAGTTCCTCGCCGACGCGGCGGATGTCGTTGCCGTCGTACTTCTCGTCGTCGAAGAGGATGCCGAAGCTGACGTCGGCCTCCTTCAGAATGGTCGCCAGCGAGCGGGCGACCTGCTTGTTGCGCTCGTCGTAGCTCGGGAAGTCGCCGACGTACCAGAGGTAGTCGACCGTCTCCTCGCGGGCGTCGGGCACGTCGAACTCGAGGCCCTCGCTCCAATCGCCGCGATTGCGCGGCGAGTCGCCGAAGGTGTTGCCGTTCTGCATGACGTTCTGGAAGACGTCCTGCATGCTGGGGGCGACGTCGCCCTGGTCGGTCATCTGCCGGTTGAGCCGGGTAAAGGACTGGAGGTGTTCGATCTCGACGGGACAGGCGTCCATACAGGCCATACAGGCCATACAGGACTCCATGGTCTCCGTGTTGATCACTGAGGTCCCCCCGTCGGCGATGATCGGCTTCTCCTCGCCGCCGGCCTCGAGTTCCTCGCGATACTTGCGGAGGTCGAGGATGACGTCTCGCGGATCGAGCGGGCGATTGGAGGCCTTTGCGGGGCAGACCGACGAACAGCGACCGCACTTGGTACAGGCGTCCTGATCGAGAATCTCTTTCCAGGTGAAGTCGTCGATGGACTCGGCGTTCGTGGCGTCCAGATCCGACGGGACGTTAGGCAGGCGCCGACCGGCCTTCTCGTCGCGCGTGACGACGTTCGCGAACGAGGAGAGCATGTGGAACGGCTTCCCGGCGTGGGGGATCCACGCGATGAAGAAGAGCGCGAGCAGCGAGTGGGACCACCACGTCAGCCAGTGGAGCGTCTCGGCGTTGAAGCCGAGTTGATCGACTGCGGCGTAGTCGGGATTGAGCGCGCCGCCCTCCAGCACCGCACCGGTCGTCGGCAGGCCGACCGCGTCGAAGGCCATCGCCAGCCCGTAACCGACGAAGCTGACGACCTCGTGGCTCGGCATGCCGCTGATGTAGATGCGAAAGCCCTCGAGCAGGAAGCCGCCGATGCCGAGGCCGAACAGCGTCCAGATGAAGATATCGTCCTCGTTAGAGGTGTGCCGGCCCCAGAGGCGGTGATTCTGGACCCAGTACCGTCGGTAGAGGGCCATTCCGATCCCGACGACGAAGAGCAGGCCCATCGCGTCGACGATGAACTGATAGGTGAGATAGAA containing:
- a CDS encoding (Fe-S)-binding protein, producing the protein MNAIAQSEVSRETYLGLGGVEYVLFYFLVAVTLAVFAYGVYRRFSRYTEGDDDPFARVDGLLSRTVNAAKIVITNEKQFNRDLYGGLMHSFILWGFLTLLIATSIIAVEQYGTELLLGLTFWEGDFYLTYQFIVDAMGLLFVVGIGMALYRRYWVQNHRLWGRHTSNEDDIFIWTLFGLGIGGFLLEGFRIYISGMPSHEVVSFVGYGLAMAFDAVGLPTTGAVLEGGALNPDYAAVDQLGFNAETLHWLTWWSHSLLALFFIAWIPHAGKPFHMLSSFANVVTRDEKAGRRLPNVPSDLDATNAESIDDFTWKEILDQDACTKCGRCSSVCPAKASNRPLDPRDVILDLRKYREELEAGGEEKPIIADGGTSVINTETMESCMACMACMDACPVEIEHLQSFTRLNRQMTDQGDVAPSMQDVFQNVMQNGNTFGDSPRNRGDWSEGLEFDVPDAREETVDYLWYVGDFPSYDERNKQVARSLATILKEADVSFGILFDDEKYDGNDIRRVGEELLYVELAGHHVETWEDCEFDKIVCTDPHSYNTFKNEYPEVNFDEFADDPMMPFEYDEQWNEDGEIEVYHWTQAVEELVREGKLELSGTELDYTVTYHDPCHLGRYNDEYEAPRELIRATGCELDEMPRNRDNSFCCGGGGGGLWMDFEEEPKPSEERIREALEDTDNGPGVEKFVVACPMCMTMYEDGRKTGGYEDEIEIVDVAELIVEAIGAEEEANLEVAAD
- a CDS encoding DUF2270 domain-containing protein: MSRGDPDFDPEAPEQSEIGREMVDQSTGLGSVAAHLYRGEVERVTTWRGRLDETTNWAVTVMAAILVYAFSSDGTSHAILLVGMLVMVVFLGIEARRYQGYDVWRSRARLLQENLFANALDPSGGVERPRWRAELSEDYRNPSIKMPYSEALGRRLRRVYVPLLTIMLVSWLFRIAAYHPGQTWRQAAALPGIPGPVVVGVVVLCVGLATGLAIWPRERRAKGEVSERNYGEWKERR
- a CDS encoding AMP-binding protein; translated protein: MAVPFVTLSLARRAERFPERTAVVDVSEERLYAPAETIHENRVSYGELSAMTTRTAEHLSALGIEAGDVVCLLTRNRVASLAFLFACRRLGATFFPVSHWLTPASVERPFDAIEPALVVSEAAQRDLVRSIPFDRSVTLEELAEADRDAVSDPDERDRESESDAPLLFLHGDDGRPIAGYSASALEWNCISVLVAWGLSSADVVPLTPPLSSPDGLVRVALSVLYVGGTLLLDRAFDPGDTLTAIAEENATLLAGRETAIRDLAAESGFDDAVDSLERVIVEGAAADDALEAYREQDISIARAEGRLECPTAFCQSFAADVGANHVGTPVPDCRARLVDESGTVLEGAAEGRLELSGPVVADGYVSAAGTDDENWYAPAEEQSNDYDESGDRGRFADNWFETDDRYRRDEDGTYRPQ
- a CDS encoding type 1 glutamine amidotransferase, with the protein product MEQLRIAVLNAAHRDENTTRNFRRELDASLAEFDATDGEVPDGFDYDGAVVTGSRSSVYWDDEWMQPIKEWVGDAIDRGIPFLGVCWGHQLLADVLGGTVADMGAYEVGYSEIEHYGTSRLFDDIDEEFTAFTSHSDEVAELPPGADPLAENHYSNHGFRKDRVFGVQFHPEYDTKTARELVHRKDLSDDRRQSVLEEITEENYQRACEAKLVFDNFLEFVREVRTENVAVAAECEDATATVGRSD